TATGTAGTTCACTTACTATAGCACATAAAAATGTTGGATGTAAACCAACACTAATATCTTTCAATATGCAATCATGAGCATGTTTTGGAGAAAGCTCATACTTTGTGGAACAACTTGTTGCTATCACTCTAACATTATTTTCACATATTCCTGCAATCTAGTATATTCTCttgataattatattttttatgcttaaatttatgctgatttttttttttataaattattttttaaaactaaaatataaaagCTATACAAAGAGTAAAATATAAAAATCTGCACTAAGAGAGGAAAATATAAAAGCTATACAAAGAGTAAAATATAAAAATCTGCACTAAGAGGATGTAAGGAAGTGCTTACTTTGCAGCCTTTTTCAATTGAACAATGTGTTTGATCTGATACATAAACTAAAAGCTTATCAACTGAATCCACACCAAATTTCTTTAGAGCCTTGTTCCTTGCAGCTATTAATGACACCAAAACTGTCTCACTTGCTGATCCTTGAATAACCCCACCACCACCTTTACCTATAAttcaaatattctttgaatataagTACTTAAAAGGCTATATAAAGATCAAATTTAATTATCTACATTTATGTCTAAGATTAATTTAAGATTTGAACATAAATTCAATTACATAGAATTGTGAGGATACTAATAGAACCAAATTATATAGTCACatgtaaataaaatataaaatattcaccAGACCATGAGAGAAAAGAATCAGGAAGGTTGACAATTTTTCCAAGCCAATCACAGACTATGGTTTCAAGTTCAGTGGCAGCAGGCGATGTCATCCAATGGAGATTGACAATAGCAAACCCACTACTCAACATCTCCCCTAGAAATGATGCAGTGCTCAACCCTGCAGGGAAGTATGCATAAAAATTCGGACTTTGCCAGTGTGTCAATGCAGGTATCATCTTCTCTTTAGAAATTGATCATCACCATCACTTATAATAATTAATATAGTAAAAATGTATGCATTAATAACCGTTAAattgcatttcaaattccattCAATCTGGATCTATCAACTAAAACTTCTATTTAAATCTTATTGTCTTAAAACCAATCGAAATAGAATAATTTAATGACTTACCAAAAGACGACTTTCGACAGAATCAGGATTTTGTGGAGCACAATCAGGAATCCAAGAGCTTAAGTATCCAAGCAAATTCAATTTATAAacatcaactaaaataagataaatGCACATGAATATATTATTAATATCATAAAATAACTCTGCATAGTATTTAATAAACCTTATATCAAACACGTACATTGACTTGGCTGAGAACTGGGAAGCTCTCTACTTTATTGTAGTAATCGGCAATAAAGTCCGCCATTGTATGAGCATGTTTTCTGAACTCTTCAATGTCTAATGGCTTGCTAAGATAACTGTGACTACCTGAGCCATTGCAGTCATCCTCTCCATTAATATTAACATTGCCATTTGTATGACTATTACTTAACAAATCATCACTATTAACATGCCCATTGCATCCATTcttgaaaatcataaaatcattcaATAACTTTTCTGCAGTAACATGACCATTGGTCGACAAATCCTTTGCAGTAATATTACCATTACTTGGAAAATCCTTATAGCTTAGAAAATCCTTATCATTCATATAATCATTGCTTGGAAAAACATTGTGATTTATATGACCACTGCACTCATCCTTGTCAGCCATATTAGCATTGCTTAGACTTGTCAAAACAGTGGTCTCCATCTACACAAACACACAGAATATTGCAATCTGTTAAAAATCTATTTTGAACATGATCAATATTCTTCAGTCTCTTTCtgcaaattttaatattttcatttcAAATGTGCATAGTTATTAAAAACGATATGTGTAGATAGTTTGAGTTTCTGGATTTAATCAATGTTGCGAATCATATTTTATGATACATCTTCTCTGGTTCACTATTCTGATGATGAATCATTGATAAAAaagacacacaatcaaatccagaaattcAAACCATAATCATATGCCTAAATAAAAACTCAAAATCTGACCATGATTATCAACTAAACCTTAGCAgcacaaaaaaataatcaaaatgaatCAATCATATAACTTAAAGATCAAAAACCACATAATAAAATGTTAGCTTGCAGAATCATTTAGGACAAGCATACAATAGAATAATCTTAGCAGACAGAGCAAAATAAAACtacaaacatgcaaacttaaattGTTCTGAAAGGTAGAAATCTCACCCTAGTAGAAAGAGAGAAAGCAGCAGAGAGAATGGAAGGAAAAGGGAGATACCAGTCAAGAAAGCAAGATCTGAACTCTGCGATTTGTGTATTGTATTATAACACTTATAAATAGCAGTCAGCCTTAATTATGCACATGTGATGTGACAAATAAACAGTACACAACCCATGACCAAcgttaattttatatattttcataTTATACCAATCATTCTATATGAGGTAGACAATTATGGAAAAGGCCCACCATTCACGTTGATCTTTCTGACAGGCCCACAGAAagattttatttccttttgtgttttcAAATCTATCTGCAAAATGTGATCTGACTCCACAGTAATAGAGTGTAACTGATTTGTGTTGCAGATagatttgaaaacacaaaagaaaatCAAATCTTCTGTGGGCCTGTCAGAAAGATCAACGCGAAAGATGGGCTTTTTCCATAATTGTCTACCTCATATAGAATAAAGTGGTGAAGTGGTGAAGGGTTAAGGTTATTTCGTTGTGGGTATTGTTTGGTGGTATTACATTGTAAATTATCGTTTGATGATCTAAACTGATGTCTTAATATGATATCTAATTTTGTAATGATTTTGTAGAAAGTGAACTAAATTATATCTTGATCTAGATCAAAACTGTAGTTTGgatcaatttggttcaattttcaTAGCATACATTTGAACTATGCTATATGCAATTGGTCTTACAATTCTTGTTATCTAAAAATAGGTTCACCTTGCCTTAAGGTATCTAGAATTGTAGTAAGGAGCCTATATTGTTTATAAGCACTTTTGAGGAGCCTGCAAAGTGACGATCATGTTTACCTCAAAATCCAACACCAATAGTAGTTGATTTGGTGTGAGCTTTCAAACACCTGTctttaactcttttatcttatctcagagaactatgatgcattccatgcataataggagataagctccacttaccagtgggagtggatccgtgtcatctacatcttgcaatgcaccaatgtgatttccctgtttgagcaacatatattcaaacaggcacatatgattcagttgggcacattcactgtcagtcatctcttcaaatggtgactgtatctttatccggtgggagtcctgttgtttcacaTCCATACAGCATAccagtggcctgcacatacttcacttccagtgttgatgtgatttttgtaacattccccctcttcatcacaatcaacatcccaatATATTGCCctcttacagatgtcatcatttatcggttgttatatcataccagtctcctatccatatcttcaacacaagtcaaatactaacttgtgtatcggtgattCCAGTGGTCATTTTGCTGGGTGACAGTCTCTTCCTTACTGGTTGcctgctaagctaggtgacatcaaagacatcacatccggtatgcatcaatgataATGTTGTACATACATCTCTTATATTGTTTTCCATCCTagaccggttgacatcaatgacaataaatgccaacaatctccccctttggcattgattctcacacatgtagtatgcagcatactacaaaatctctctccccctttgagaacaatggcaaagggGTCTGATAGGGtgtctctcctccttgtgtctactagATGCATCTCCTCCTTTTACATCATACATTGCATCCTATTAATTCACATCATTTGAGATGGAGAGCTCAACCACCAACCGACACTAATTActcagcaaccaagtgtatatgcaaactgggaacacatgcatatacaagtatgaaaccaattgaaggcacatgtgtaagtgaatacaacataccttcCGATCAGACTGCATCATCTTCCTTTGATATGCAAAAGCCATTCTTAACCCAAAAAGTTGATACCAATTGTATCCCTTTTGATATCAAATGCTTGCTCTCCTGAGAAGGTAACTCTCCCTTTTTGCAGACAACACTCTCGTAGTCCAGTTGTGATTTCAaatggatagacattgaaatatcttACAACCCCAAACACTTACAAAAACACAATCATATcgatacaaccatagacacttgcacaccctctgtGTCTAGCAAGTCTGATACAAATTAGAAAACatggttgtgaactccccctgagtcatacatcttaggttctCATTGCCTGTCAGGTTCAAAACCAGAGCTCCAATCTACACCATATACCAGTTGAGATGTACATATGCGATAATTCAGATGATCTATCAGCTCCATTAAatccaccacaacatatgacatgatcctaggtgtacacaatgcCATTCAATGTCACtgtcatgccataaatcaaaccggttagcccacaaaggatgcatACATACATGATCAACAACCGAGACaatatatgtcattcaggtcttcttcagtaccacctgagacataaactccttAATCCATAGTACCGGAGTTAATGCAATGATCctggacctcattgtcttacataacctgcactaTCGGTTAGTATACATATCGGTAACCTACTACACATACTGATTTCCTACACCGGTCCATCATTTCTACCGAAGCACTTTCCTCTAACTCCTATCTTCTTGGGTCAATTTTCTTCTGATCCCAATTAcaaattttccatccattgacacatgcattagtgatccatctttcatctataggtgtgtagccaagaaAGCAATCATACACACACctgtcatctcattttcttctttcttaccaGTAGCAACCTGTCTTCTCCTTTGTCCTTATCAAGCAAGGGGGTGAATGATTTGATcaatatgctactccccctaaggtcctgcatctcctttaagccttagtagatatcacctgtgcattgaatgcacagtgccggTTCATGGTCatactctcttccttcttcttccatacctgcatgacttcacttttcttc
This genomic stretch from Cryptomeria japonica chromosome 8, Sugi_1.0, whole genome shotgun sequence harbors:
- the LOC131857478 gene encoding tryptophan decarboxylase 2-like, which translates into the protein MIPALTHWQSPNFYAYFPAGLSTASFLGEMLSSGFAIVNLHWMTSPAATELETIVCDWLGKIVNLPDSFLSWSGGGGVIQGSASETVLVSLIAARNKALKKFGVDSVDKLLVYVSDQTHCSIEKGCKIAGICENNVRVIATSCSTKYELSPKHAHDCILKDISVGLHPTFLCAILTISDWNTSSTSVDPLQGLSQITREHDMWLHVDGVRKATVRKCSPNANSQRM